In Pseudopipra pipra isolate bDixPip1 chromosome 5, bDixPip1.hap1, whole genome shotgun sequence, the following proteins share a genomic window:
- the LOC135414358 gene encoding histone H5: MSDSPIPAPAPAAKPKRARSARRPAAHPTYTDMITAAIRADKSRGGSSRQSIQKYVKSHYKVGQNADVQIRLAIKRLLTTGVLKQAKGVGASGSFRLAKASKVKKSPAKKRKKAARRSTSPRKRARSRKAKSPAKKPKSATRKARKKSRSSPKKAKKPKTVKAKSLKVSKPKKAKRSKPRAKSSARKSPKKK, encoded by the coding sequence ATGAGCGACAGCCCGatcccagccccggctccggcCGCCAAGCCCAAGCGGGCCCGGTCAGCGCGGCGTCCAGCAGCCCACCCCACGTACACGGACATGATCACGGCAGCCATCCGGGCCGACAAGAGCCGTGGCGGCTCATCCCGACAGTCCATCCAGAAGTACGTGAAGAGCCACTACAAGGTGGGCCAGAACGCCGACGTCCAGATCAGGCTCGCCATTAAGCGCCTGCTCACCACCGGAGTCCTCAAGCAGGCCAAAGGGGTCGGTGCCTCCGGCTCTTTCCGCCTGGCCAAGGCCAGCAAGGTGAAGAAGTCCCCGGccaagaagaggaagaaggccGCCAGGAGATCCACTTCACCCCGGAAAAGAGCTAGGTCCAGGAAAGCCAAGTCACCAGCAAAGAAGCCCAAATCTGCCACCAGGAAAGCCAGGAAGAAGTCGAGGTCCAGCCCGAAGAAAGCCAAGAAGCCAAAGACTGTTAAGGCCAAGTCGCTGAAGGTGTCCAAACCCAAGAAGGCAAAGCGGTCGAAACCCAGAGCCAAGTCCAGCGCCCGGAAGTCACCCAAGAAGAAGTGA
- the TRIOBP gene encoding TRIO and F-actin-binding protein isoform X2 gives MTPDLLNFKKGWMSILDEPGEWKKHWFVLTDSSLRYYRDSNAEEADDLDGEIDLRSCTDVTEFAVQRNYGFQIHTKDAVFTLSAMTSGIRRNWIEALRKNVRPVSAPDVTKLSDCDKENSFRNCVPQKGSLRMEEQRPGSGSGSEGNSKGSHWKADGQRHAFDYVELSPLPQDPGNQGSSQRTKGSLRISDRTPKYEELERDLAIRSEERRKWFETPDGRVTNSDGPAGDSSRKVGEQDLPPPPLSEEQRIHLNEEIEKKWLELERLPLKDLQRVPLTALLNQSKGGHGDTNEALKKEIQSLRAQLESCRARNESLREAATSQGDSHVPRGYISQEACERSLAEMESSHKQVMEELQRHHQRELERLRQEKERLLAEEAAATAAAIEALKKAHREEMNKELGRTRSFQQCSSLPEALQKQHQLDVDSLKRELQVLSEQYSQKCLEIGELTQKAEEREQILQRCQQEGKDLLRKNQELQTRLSDEIGKLRSFISSRSSGDRSSHNNERSSCELEVLLRVKENELQYLKKEVQCLREELQMMQKDKRFASGKYQDVYAELNHIKVRSEREIEQLKEHLRLAMAALQEKESLCNSVGK, from the exons ATGACG CCGGATCTCCTCAATTTCAAGAAGGGATGGATGTCCATCCTGGATGAGCCGGGAGAG TGGAAGAAACATTGGTTCGTGCTGACCGACTCGAGCTTGAGGTATTACCGGGACTCGAACGCAGAGGAG GCTGATGACCTTGATGGAGAAATTGACCTCCGCTCCTGCACGGATGTGACAGAGTTTGCAGTGCAACGCAACTATGGCTTCCAGATACAC ACAAAGGATGCCGTCTTCACCCTGTCAGCGATGACCTCGGGCATCCGGCGCAACTGGATCGAGGCCCTGAGGAAGAATGTGCGCCCAGTCAGTGCTCCAGATGTCACCAA GCTCTCTGACTGCGATAAGGAGAACTCCTTCCGTAACTGTGTTCCCCAGAAAGGCTCACTCCGGATGGAGGAGCAGCGGCCAGGCTCGGGCTCAGGCTCCGAGGGGAACTCGAAGGGCAGTCACTGGAAGGCAGATGGGCAGCGCCATGCCTTTGATTATGTGGAGCTGTCTCCCTTGCCACAGGACCCCGGGAATCAGGGGTCCTCACAGAGGACAAAAGGGAGCTTGAGGATCTCCGACCGAACTCCCAAGTACGAGGAGCTGGAGCGGGATCTGGCCATCCGTTCGGAGGAGAGGCGGAAATGGTTTGAGACCCCTGATGGCAGGGTCACAAACAGCGATGGCCCAGCAGGGGACTCTTCCCGCAAGGTCGGGGAGCAGGACCTCCCCCCTCCACCACTTTCAGAGGAACAGCGGATTCATCTGAATGAGGAGATAGAGAAGAAGTGGCTGGAGCTGGAACGCCTGCCTTTGAAGGACTTGCAGCGAGTGCCCTTGACAGCACTGCTGAACCAGAGCAAGGGGGGCCATGGAGACACCAATGAGGCACTGAAAAAGGAG ATCCAGTCACTGCGGGCACAGCTGGAGTCCTGCCGGGCCAGAAATGAGAGTCTTCGAGAGGCAGCAACATCCCAGGGAGACAGCCATGTGCCCCGAGGGTACATCTCACAG GAGGCCTGTGAGCGTAgcctggctgagatggagtcaTCCCACAAGCAAGTGATGGAGGAGCTCCAGAGGCACCACCAGCGGGAGCTGGAGCGACTGCGGCAGGAGAAGGAGCGGCTTCTGGCAGAGGAGGCAGCGGCGACAGCAGCAG CCATCGAAGCACTGAAGAAAGCCCACAGGGAGGAAATGAATAAGGAGCTAGGCAGGACACGAAGCTTCCAGCAATGCAGCTCTCTCCCAGAAGCCCTCCAGAAGCAGCACCA GTTGGACGTGGATTCCCTGAAGCGGGAGCTGCAGGTGCTTTCTGAGCAGTATTCCCAGAAGTGCCTGGAAATTGGGGAGCTCACCCAgaaggcagaggagcgggaGCAGATACTGCAGCGCTGtcagcaggaggggaaggacCTCCTCCGGAAAAATCAG gagctgcagacccGCCTCTCGGATGAGATCGGGAAGCTGCGGAGCTTTATTTCATCACGGAGCTCTGGAGACCGCTCTTCGCACAACAATGAGCGGAGTTCCTGCGAGCTGGAG GTGCTGCTGCGAGTGAAGGAGAACGAGCTCCAGTACCTAAAGAAAGAGGTGCAGTGCCTCcgggaggagctgcagatgaTGCAAAAG GACAAGAGATTTGCCTCAGGGAAATACCAAGATGTCTATGCAGAGCTGAATCACATCAAGGTGCGCTCAGAGCGAGAGATcgagcagctgaaggagcacCTGCGCCTGGCCATGGCGGCTCTGCAGGAGAAGGAGTCGCTGTGCAACAGTGTCGGCAAGTAA